A section of the Stenotrophomonas acidaminiphila genome encodes:
- a CDS encoding 3-phosphoshikimate 1-carboxyvinyltransferase — protein sequence MTSQPHWIASKGQPLQGTLDIPGDKSVSHRAVMFAALADGVSHIDGFLEGEDTRATAAIFARMGVRFETPSPSRRIVHGVGVDGLKTPDGELDCGNAGTGMRLLAGLLAAQSFDSVLVGDASLSRRPMRRVTGPLAQMGARIDTRDDGTPPLRIHGGQPLHGIDYALPVASAQVKSALLLAGLYASGETTVVEPHPTRDYTERMLRAFGVEIDFEPGRARLRGGQRLRATDIAVPADFSSAAFFIVAASVIPGSQVRLRSVGLNPRRTGLLAALRLMGADIVEENPAEHGGEPVADLVVRHAPLKGARIPEALVPDMIDEFPALFIAAAAADGPTVVSGAAELRVKESDRLAAMATGLRTLGLRVDETDDGATVHPGVLGSGTIESHGDHRIAMAFSIAGQLSRGQVRINDVANVATSFPGYDRLAREAGFALTSA from the coding sequence ATGACCTCCCAGCCCCACTGGATCGCAAGCAAAGGCCAGCCCCTGCAGGGCACGCTCGACATTCCCGGCGACAAATCGGTATCGCACCGCGCGGTGATGTTCGCCGCGCTGGCCGACGGCGTATCGCACATCGACGGCTTCCTCGAGGGCGAGGACACCCGCGCCACCGCGGCGATCTTCGCGCGCATGGGCGTGCGCTTCGAAACCCCGTCGCCGTCGCGGCGCATCGTCCATGGCGTGGGCGTCGATGGGCTGAAGACGCCGGACGGCGAACTGGACTGCGGCAACGCCGGTACCGGCATGCGCCTGCTGGCCGGGCTGCTGGCGGCGCAGTCGTTCGACAGCGTGCTGGTCGGCGACGCATCGTTGTCGCGGCGGCCGATGCGCCGCGTCACCGGCCCGCTGGCGCAGATGGGGGCGCGCATCGACACCCGCGACGACGGCACCCCGCCGCTGCGCATCCACGGCGGCCAGCCGCTGCACGGCATCGACTACGCGCTGCCGGTGGCCAGCGCGCAGGTGAAATCGGCGCTGCTGCTGGCCGGCCTGTATGCCAGCGGCGAAACCACCGTGGTCGAGCCGCACCCGACCCGCGACTACACCGAGCGGATGCTGCGCGCGTTTGGCGTGGAGATCGATTTCGAGCCGGGCCGGGCACGCCTGCGCGGTGGCCAGCGGCTGCGCGCCACCGATATCGCGGTGCCGGCGGATTTCTCCTCGGCCGCGTTCTTCATCGTCGCCGCCAGCGTCATTCCCGGCTCGCAGGTGCGGTTGCGCTCGGTGGGGCTCAACCCGCGCCGCACCGGCCTGCTGGCCGCGCTGCGGCTGATGGGCGCGGACATCGTCGAGGAGAACCCTGCCGAGCACGGCGGCGAGCCGGTGGCGGACCTGGTCGTGCGCCATGCGCCGCTCAAGGGTGCCCGGATTCCCGAGGCGCTGGTGCCGGACATGATCGACGAGTTCCCCGCGCTGTTCATTGCCGCCGCCGCGGCCGACGGCCCCACCGTGGTGAGCGGCGCCGCCGAGCTGCGGGTGAAGGAATCGGACCGCCTGGCGGCGATGGCGACCGGGCTGCGCACGCTGGGCCTGCGCGTCGACGAAACCGACGATGGCGCCACCGTCCATCCCGGCGTGCTCGGCAGCGGCACCATCGAAAGCCATGGCGACCACCGCATCGCCATGGCGTTCTCCATCGCCGGCCAGTTGAGCCGCGGGCAGGTACGGATCAACGATGTCGCCAACGTGGCCACCTCGTTCCCGGGCTACGACCGGCTGGCACGCGAGGCGGGGTTCGCGCTGACCTCCGCCTGA
- a CDS encoding phosphoserine transaminase: MTRAFNFSAGPATLPESVLRQAQAEMLEWNGVGASIVEISHRSADFMQVAAQAEADLRTLVGIPDDYAVLFLSGGATTQQALLPLNLAAPGQRVDYVVSGHWGKTAVKQARPYVDVNIAADGEADGFRDIPARAQWRLSADAAYVHITANETIHGVEFRDAPDVGAVPLVADFSSSIASEPIDVTRYGVIYAGAQKNLGPVGIAVVIIRRDLLERAGQPRADIFDYRSHAARDSMLNTPPTWNWYLLGLTVKWMLAQGGTAEFARRNAAKAALVYATIDQSGGFYRNQVAPAVRSRMNIPFFLSSAELDARFVAEARAAGLLALKGHKAVGGIRASLYNAMPLEGAQALAAFMRDFQQRNG; this comes from the coding sequence ATGACGCGCGCGTTCAATTTCAGTGCCGGCCCCGCGACGCTGCCGGAATCGGTCCTGCGCCAGGCGCAGGCGGAAATGTTGGAATGGAACGGCGTGGGCGCGTCCATCGTCGAGATCAGCCACCGCAGCGCCGACTTCATGCAGGTGGCGGCGCAGGCCGAAGCCGACCTGCGCACCCTGGTCGGCATTCCCGATGACTACGCCGTGCTGTTCCTGAGCGGCGGCGCGACCACCCAGCAGGCGCTGCTGCCGCTGAACCTGGCCGCGCCGGGGCAGCGCGTGGACTACGTGGTCAGCGGGCACTGGGGCAAGACCGCGGTCAAGCAGGCGCGGCCCTACGTGGACGTGAACATCGCCGCCGACGGCGAGGCCGATGGCTTCCGCGACATCCCCGCGCGCGCGCAGTGGCGGCTGTCCGCCGATGCGGCCTACGTGCACATCACCGCCAACGAGACCATCCATGGCGTCGAATTCCGCGATGCACCGGACGTGGGCGCGGTGCCGCTGGTGGCCGATTTCAGTTCGTCGATCGCCTCCGAGCCGATCGATGTCACGCGCTACGGCGTGATTTACGCCGGCGCGCAGAAGAACCTCGGCCCGGTCGGCATCGCCGTGGTCATCATCCGCCGCGACCTGCTCGAGCGCGCCGGGCAGCCGCGCGCGGACATCTTCGACTACCGCTCGCACGCCGCGCGCGACTCCATGCTCAACACCCCGCCGACCTGGAACTGGTACCTGCTCGGCCTGACCGTGAAGTGGATGCTGGCGCAGGGCGGCACCGCCGAGTTCGCGCGCCGCAACGCCGCCAAGGCAGCGCTGGTGTACGCCACCATCGACCAGTCGGGCGGCTTCTACCGCAACCAGGTGGCGCCGGCCGTGCGCTCGCGCATGAACATCCCGTTCTTCCTGTCCAGCGCCGAGCTGGACGCGCGCTTCGTCGCCGAGGCCAGGGCCGCCGGGCTGCTCGCGCTCAAGGGCCACAAGGCGGTCGGCGGCATCCGCGCCTCGCTGTACAACGCCATGCCGCTGGAAGGCGCGCAGGCGCTGGCGGCGTTCATGCGCGACTTCCAGCAGCGCAACGGTTGA